From a single Nymphaea colorata isolate Beijing-Zhang1983 chromosome 4, ASM883128v2, whole genome shotgun sequence genomic region:
- the LOC116252733 gene encoding tubby-like F-box protein 8 — protein MSFRSMVRDGLGSLSRRSFEAKGVVQPSRSSVAAREEEEAERQQQGCWAGLPPELLRDVIKRLEASESSWPARKHVVACAAVCRSWRQMCKEVVSAPEFCAKLTFPVSLKQPGPRSGPIQCYIKRNKAASTYHLFLGLTPENGKFLLAAKKIRRPTHAEYIISMDAEDISRNSSSYIGKLRSNFLGTKFAVYDSQPSYSGAVMSSSRSSRRFYSKKVSPKVPVGSYGIAHIAYELNMLGTRGPRRMRCTMHSIPVSSLEEGGCVPYYMELPGSVEESFASMSLSQSLEHVGGRELGPTDSFAGSSRFSELSASMFGKEAPLVLKNKAPRWHEQLQCWCLNFRGRVTVASVKNFQLIAAIESPEQAAAGPSQAAAGPSQAVGGSEPDKILLQFGKIGKDIFTMDYRYPLSAFQAFGICLSSFDTKLACE, from the exons ATGTCCTTCAGAAGCATGGTCAGGGATGGGCTGGGGAGCCTGTCGCGGCGGAGCTTCGAGGCGAAGGGGGTGGTGCAGCCGTCGAGGTCGTCGGTGGCggcgagggaggaggaagaggcggagCGGCAGCAGCAGGGGTGCTGGGCGGGGCTACCGCCGGAGCTGCTCAGGGACGTGATAAAGCGGCTGGAGGCCAGCGAGAGCAGCTGGCCTGCCCGCAAGCACGTCGTCGCCTGCGCCGCCGTCTGCCGCTCCTGGCGTCAGATGTGCAAGGAGGTCGTGTCTGCGCCAGAGTTTTGCGCCAAGCTCACCTTTCCCGTCTCCCTCAAACAG CCTGGGCCGAGGAGCGGGCCTATTCAGTGTTACATAAAGAGGAATAAAGCGGCGTCCACTTACCACCTCTTTTTGGGTCTTACTCCTG AAAATGGGAAATTTCTACTTGCTGCCAAAAAAATCAGGCGTCCAACTCATGCCGAGTACATTATATCAATGGATGCAGAGGACATATCCCGCAACAGTAGCAGTTATATAGGAAAACTAAG GTCAAACTTTTTAGGCACCAAATTTGCCGTCTACGACAGCCAACCTTCATATAGTGGGGCTGTGATGTCCAGTAGCAGATCAAGTCGGAGATTTTACTCAAAGAAGGTCTCCCCGAAGGTGCCTGTTGGTAGCTATGGTATTGCGCATATAGCTTATGAGCTTAACATGCTTGGCACACGAGGTCCAAGGCGCATGCGCTGTACCATGCACTCCATTCCAGTTTCTTCCCTCGAGGAAGGAGGCTGCGTACCCTACTACATGGAGCTTCCTGGATCCGTAGAGGAATCCTTCGCCAGTATGTCCTTGTCTCAGTCCCTAGAGCACGTGGGTGGAAGAGAACTGGGTCCAACAGATTCATTTGCTGGCAGTTCTCGCTTTTCAGAACTCTCAGCCAGTATGTTTGGGAAGGAAGCTCCCTTGGTCCTCAAGAACAAGGCACCCAGGTGGCACGAGCAGCTACAATGCTGGTGCTTGAATTTCCGTGGCCGTGTCACCGTGGCTTCAGTAAAGAATTTTCAGCTGATTGCTGCTATAGAATCACCGGAGCAGGCTGCTGCTGGCCCTTCTCAGGCTGCTGCTGGCCCTTCTCAGGCTGTTGGAGGGAGCGAGCCCGACAAGATTCTGCTACAGTTTGGTAAGATCGGGAAGGATATTTTTACCATGGATTACCGCTACCCGCTCTCTGCATTTCAGGCATTTGGGATTTGTCTAAGCAGCTTTGACACCAAGTTGGCTTGTGAATGA